A genomic segment from Anabas testudineus chromosome 6, fAnaTes1.2, whole genome shotgun sequence encodes:
- the snx20 gene encoding sorting nexin-20 → MAEPGLTFTPDETPSGSSLTTKELQQNLRAVKQRDRPVRLLFEIPSTRIVEDALSKYVVYDVVVMRSGSFDSRRVSVGRRYSDFFRFHHKLLEEFNEELEEVVLPRKHLTRNFSPETISERRLALQDYLAKLYAVRCVRHSPHFPRFFTEPEQKQAHSLVRAGQFEAGLEQLQVVLELEEKLLPWQSPTLPVPTLAALTVCYRDLDKLEQAFAMGQKALPPVRRYGLNHYRAALLELLVDLGYQLGRPVAQLQEELTVLRDAERGEVSHRSLKELVVQEFI, encoded by the exons ATGGCAGAACCGGGTCTAACCTTCACTCCAG acGAAACTCCCAGTGGTTCCAGTTTAACCACtaaggagctgcagcagaaccTCAGGGCGGTGAAGCAGAGAGATCGACCCGTCAGGCTGCTGTTTGAAATCCCATCAACTCGAATTGTTGAAGACGCTTTGTCCAAATACGTG gTGTATGACGTCGTCGTGATGCGTTCTGGCAGCTTCGATTCCCGCCGAGTTTCTGTCGGGCGCCGTTACAGCGACTTTTTCCGCTTCCACCATAAACTGCTGGAGGAGTTCAacgaggagctggaggaggtggttCTCCCGCGCAAGCACCTGACCCGGAACTTCAGCCCTGAAACCATCTCAGAGCGCCGCCTGGCTCTGCAGGACTACCTGGCCAAGCTGTACGCCGTCCGCTGCGTCAGACACTCTCCTCATTTCCCCAGATTCTTCACCGAGCCGGAGCAGAAACAAGCTCACAGTTTGGTGCGAGCGGGACAGTTTGAAGCGGGcctggagcagctgcaggttgTTCTGGAGCTCGAGGAGAAGCTGTTACCGTGGCAGAGCCCCACCTTGCCTGTACCCACCCTCGCCGCCCTCACCGTCTGTTACCGGGACCTGGACAAGCTGGAGCAGGCGTTTGCTATGGGTCAGAAAGCGCTGCCTCCGGTTCGACGATATGGGCTGAACCACTACAGAGCGGCGCTGTTAGAGCTGCTGGTGGACTTGGGATACCAGCTGGGTCGACCTGTGGCCCAGTTACAGGAGGAGCTGACCGTGCTGAGAGATGCTGAGAGGGGGGAGGTGTCCCACCGCTCACTGAAGGAGTTGGTGGTTCAGGAGTTCATCTGA
- the mphosph6 gene encoding M-phase phosphoprotein 6 codes for MANDSVKLSKNLLRMKFMQRGLDAETKKQLEEDEKRIISDEHWYLDLPELKAKENLIIEEKSFVPCENLKYGRMSFKGFNPEVEKLMVLMNPKEEEEKREEEEISRMQTDVTDEEMALRYESLVGSMKKKFAKKRERATIDQDDINQNVAETHTKRVFLKPQD; via the exons ATGGCGAACGACTCCGTGAAACTCTCCAAAAACCTTCTGCGAATGAAG TTCATGCAGAGAGGTCTGGATGCTGAGACGAAGAAGCAGCTGGAAGAAGACGAGAAGAGAATCATCAGTGATGAGCACTGGTATCTGGACCTGCCAGAGCTCAAAGCTAAAGA gAACTTGATCATAGAGGAGAAGAGTTTTGTTCCCTGTGAAAACCTGAAGTACGGTCGCATGTCGTTCAAAGGTTTTAATCCAGAAGTGGAG AAACTGATGGTTCTGATGAATcccaaagaggaagaggagaaacgagaggaagaggagatcaGCCGCATGCAGACGGACGTCACAGATGAAGAAATGGCTCTGAG gtatGAGAGTTTAGTAGGAAGCATGAAGAAGAAGTTTGCGAAGAAGCGCGAGCGAGCGACGATCGATCAGGATGACATTAACCAAAATGTTGCAGAAACGCACACAAAGAGAGTTTTTCTGAAACCTCAGGACTGA
- the hsd17b2 gene encoding estradiol 17-beta-dehydrogenase 2, translated as MESCTWFCVAAAAVYTFTLLRKLGLGFDAGFWPMAIVGASLGFIISPGFCGLVLLSCSLSLVWNTESRRRRELLPTESRAVLITGCDSGFGHALAKLLSEMGVKVFAGVLDVNGAGAQQLRERGSENLQVLQLDVTDGSQIETAHRYICTQVGDAGLWGLVNNAGLLHCPVDAELHPISVYRRCMEVNFLAAVSMCQVFLPLLRRSKGRIVNMCSLAGEVPMPTYAAYGASKAALSIFSKVMRLELSVWGVKVAVIQPTGFRTNIFGNSDDLSHYRDEILSGISPEAREDYGETYISSLLDRLSTMSNQMTEDLSPVVDDMRHALLSVRPRQVYTPGQLGWLLPFLHRWCPTTTFDSIIMSVLKYTGCEPAGLQRN; from the exons ATGGAGAGCTGCACCTGGTTCTGtgtagcagctgcagctgtctACACCTTCACGCTGCTCAGGAAGCTCGGACTCGGCTTCGATGCTGGATTTTGGCCCATGGCCATCGTCGGGGCCTCGCTGGGTTTTATTATATCTCCAGGTTTCTGCGGGTTGGTTCTCCTCAGCTGCAGCCTCAGTCTGGTCTGGAACActgagagcagaagaagaagagagctgCTGcccacagagagcagagctgtgCTGATCACAG GCTGTGATTCAGGTTTTGGTCATGCCCTGGCAAAGCTGCTCAGTGAGATGGGAGTGAAGGTGTTTGCAGGTGTGCTGGATGTGAATGGAGCTGGAGCTCAGCAGCTGAGAGAGCGAGGATCTGAAAACCTGCAGGTCCTGCAGCTCGACGTGACCGACGGCTCCCAGATCGAGACGGCACATCGGTACATCTGTACTCAGGTCGGAGACGCAG GTTTGTGGGGTTTGGTGAATAACGCAGGACTCCTTCACTGCCCCGTGGATGCAGAGCTCCACCCGATCTCAGTCTACAGACGCTGTATGGAGGTGAACTTCCTTGCAGCTGTCAGCATGTGTCAGgtcttcctccctctgctgaGGAGGTCCAAAGGACGTATTGTCAACATGTGCAGCCTGGCAG GTGAGGTGCCGATGCCCACGTATGCAGCTTACGGAGCATCGAAAGCAGCTCTGAGTATTTTCTCCAAAGTGATGAGGCTGGAGTTATCGGTGTGGGGAGTCAAAGTGGCTGTAATCCAACCTACAGGCTTCAGGACAA ACATCTTTGGAAACAGTGACGACTTGAGTCACTACAGAGACGAGATCCTCTCAGGTATTTCCCCTGAAGCCAGAGAGGATTACGGGGAGACCTACATCTCATCTCTCCTCGACCGTCTGTCCACAATGTCCAACCAGATGACGGAGGATCTGTCCCCTGTGGTGGACGACATGCGTCACGCTCTTCTGTCTGTACGTCCGAGACAGGTGTACACCCCTGGACAGCTGGGATGGCTGCTGCCGTTCCTCCACCGCTGGTGTCCCACTACCACATTCGACTCCATCATTATGAGCGTCCTTAAATACACTGGCTGTGAACCAGCAGGACTCCAGAGGAACTGA
- the gpia gene encoding glucose-6-phosphate isomerase a codes for MALTSDPNYQKLEQWYKANAGSLNMRTMFDEDKTRFGKFSTVLDTDDGEILLDFSKNLINQDVMAMLLALAKSRGVEEARDKMFSGEKINFTEGRAVLHIALRNRSNTPIHVDGKDVMPEVNRVLDKMKAFCHKVRSGEWKGFSGKSITDVVNIGIGGSDLGPLMVTEALKPYSAGGPNVWFVSNIDGTHLAKTLAQLNAETTLFIIASKTFTTQETITNAESAREWLLQAAKDKSAVAKHFVALSTNAVKVKDFGIDTANMFEFWDWVGGRYSLWSAIGLSIALHIGFENFEQLLAGAHWMDTHFRSAPLEQNVPVLLAVLGVWYINFFQAETHAMLPYDQYMHRFAAYFQQGDMESNGKYITKDGSRVNYHTGPIVWGEPGTNGQHAFYQLIHQGTRMIPADFLIPAQSQHPIRDNLHHKILVANFLAQTEALMKGKTPEEARKELEASGLKGDALEKLLPHKVFEGNKPSNSIVFKKLSPFVLGALVAMYEHKIFVQGVMWNINSYDQWGVELGKQLAKKIEPELKDESEVTSHDSSTNGLINFLKKNFA; via the exons ATGGCTCTGACCAGCGACCCCAACTACCAGAAGCTGGAGCAGTGGTACAAAGCCAACGCCGGGAGCCTCAACATGAGGACCATGTTCGACGAAGACAAGACCCGATTCGGCAAGTTCAG CACGGTTCTGGACACAGATGATGGAGAAATTCTGCTGGACTTCTCCAAGAACCTCATCAACCAGGACGTCATGGCCATGTTGCTGGCATTG GCCAAGTCGAGGGGGGTGGAGGAGGCCAGAGACAAGATGTTCTCTGGGGAGAAGATCAACTTCACTGAG GGTCGAGCTGTGCTCCACATCGCTCTGAGGAATCGCTCCAACACGCCGATCCATGTCGATGGGAAAGATGTAATGCCAGAGGTCAACAGGGTGCTGGACAAGATGAAGGCCTTCTGCCAC AAAGTTCGCAGCGGTGAGTGGAAAGGCTTCAGCGGGAAGAGCATCACGGACGTGGTGAACATCGGCATCGGAGGATCAGACCTG GGTCCTCTGATGGTGACGGAGGCTCTGAAGCCGTACTCAGCAGGGGGACCAAACGTTTGGTTCGTCTCCAACATCGATGGCACTCATCTGGCCAAGACCCTCGCTCAGCTCAATGCAGAGACCACACTCTTCATCATTGCTTCCAAG ACGTTCACCACCCAGGAGACCATCACCAATGCCGAGTCTGCCAGAGAATGGCTCCTACAGGCAGCCAAGGAT AAATCTGCTGTTGCCAAACATTTTGTGGCTTTGTCCACCAACGCA gtGAAAGTGAAGGATTTTGGCATCGACACAGCAAACATGTTCGAGTTCTGGGAC TGGGTCGGAGGTCGGTACTCGCTGTGGTCGGCCATCGGTCTTTCCATCGCCCTGCACATAG GCTTCGAAAACTTCGAGCAGCTTCTTGCAGGGGCTCACTGGATG GACACTCATTTCCGCAGCGCCCCCTTGGAGCAGAACGTGCCCGTGCTGCTGGCTGTTCTGGGCGTCTGGTACATCAACTTCTTCCAGGCCGAGACTCACGCCATGCTGCCCTATGACCAGTACATGCATCGCTTCGCTGCCTACTTCCAACAG GGCGACATGGAGTCCAACGGGAAGTACATCACCAAAGATGGCAGCCGTGTGAACTATCACACCGGACCAATCGTGTGGGGGGAGCCGGGGACCAACGGGCAGCACGCCTTCTACCAGCTCATCCATCAAG GCACTCGAATGATTCCTGCTGACTTCCTCATTCCCGCTCAGTCTCAGCATCCAATCAGAGACAACCTTCACCACAAG atcCTGGTGGCAAACTTCTTGGCTCAGACAGAAGCTCTGATGAAGGGAAAAACCCCAGAGGAGGCTCGTAAAGAGCTGGAGGCCAGCGGCCTGAAAGGGGACGCACTGGAGAAGCTGCTGCCTCACAAG GTGTTTGAAGGGAACAAGCCAAGCAACTCCATCGTTTTCAAGAAGCTGAGCCCGTTCGTACTGGGAGCTCTGGTTG CCATGTACGAGCACAAGATCTTTGTTCAAGGTGTCATGTGGAACATCAACAGCTACGACCAGTGGGG TGTGGAACTGGGGAAGCAGCTGGCGAAGAAGATTGAACCGGAGCTGAAGGACGAGTCCGAGGTGACGTCCCACGACTCGTCCACCAACGGCCTGATCAACTTCCTGAAGAAGAATTTTGCCTga